A section of the Pogoniulus pusillus isolate bPogPus1 chromosome 3, bPogPus1.pri, whole genome shotgun sequence genome encodes:
- the SHISA2 gene encoding protein shisa-2 homolog, whose amino-acid sequence MRGGRCWLLLAALGWLLPPGAAASGEYCHGWLDGQGGWRDGFQCPERFDGGDATICCGSCALRYCCSSAEARLDQGACDNDRRQGGGESGRPGKDGPDGAAVPIYVPFLIVGSVFVAFIILGSLVAACCCRCLRPKQEPQQSRAPGGTRLMETIPMIPSASTSRGSSSRQSSTAASSSSSANSGARAPPTRSQTNCCLPEGTMNNVYVNMPTNFSVLNCQQATQIVPHQGQYLHPQYVGYAVQHDAMPLTPVPPFLDGLQGGYRQIQSPYPHTSSEQKMYPAVTV is encoded by the exons ATGCGGGGCGGgcggtgctggctgctgctggcggcgttgggctggctgctgccgcCTGGGGCTGCGGCCAGCGGCGAGTACTGCCACGGTTGGCTGGACGGGCAGGGCGGCTGGCGGGACGGCTTCCAGTGCCCAGAGCGCTTCGACGGCGGCGACGCCACCATCTGCTGCGGCAGCTGCGCTCTCCGCTACTGTTGCTCCAGCGCTGAGGCGCGCCTCGACCAGGGAGCCTGCGACAACGACCGGCGGCAGGGTGGCGGCGAATCGGGCCGCCCCGGCAAGGACGGCCCCGACGGCGCGGCAG TGCCCATCTATGTGCCATTCCTTATTGTTGGATCTGTATTTGTCGCCTTCATCATCCTGGGGTCGCTGGTGgcagcttgctgctgcagaTGTCTGCGGCCCaagcaggagccccagcagagcCGAGCCCCTGGGGGCACTCGTCTGATGGAGACTATCCCCATGATCCCAAGTGCCAGCACCTCCCGGGGCTCCTCCTCTCGCCAGtcaagcactgctgccagctccagctccagtgcCAACTCAGGGGCCAGAGCCCCACCAACCAGGTCCCAGACCAACTGCTGCTTGCCGGAAGGGACCATGAATAATGTCTATGTCAACATGCCAACGAACTTCTCGGTGCTGAACTGCCAGCAGGCCACCCAGATTGTGCCACACCAGGGGCAGTACCTGCACCCTCAGTATGTGGGCTACGCCGTGCAGCACGACGCGATGCCGCTGACCCCAGTGCCCCCTTTCCTCGACGGTTTGCAGGGTGGCTACAGGCAGATCCAGTCCCCCTACCCACACACCAGCAGTGAACAGAAGATGTACCCAGCTGTGACTGTGTAG